The following proteins are co-located in the Candidatus Methylomirabilota bacterium genome:
- a CDS encoding HAD family hydrolase, whose protein sequence is MTPPAPSRPRAVLFDAGNTLMRMNYPAIADHLKSRGREVSIEAIEEAELRARVRLDADLARGASTEGRTAQDSYLAYLLEGLGITAPTEIEAAAGFRRSYNAPAGLFNVADPDALAAILRVKAAGLVAGVVSNSNGWARALLAGAGLGDALDFVIDSAVVGVEKPDPKIFRLGLEQAGVAAHEAVYVGDLYSVDVLGSRAAGLGAILLDPRGFWGPRDCVTARDLLEATGLILGTAGGTIRKEQS, encoded by the coding sequence ATGACCCCTCCCGCTCCCAGCCGGCCCCGCGCTGTCCTCTTCGATGCCGGCAACACGCTCATGCGGATGAACTACCCGGCGATCGCCGACCACCTGAAGAGCCGAGGTCGCGAGGTCTCGATCGAGGCGATCGAAGAGGCGGAGCTTCGCGCCCGGGTGCGGCTCGACGCCGACCTCGCGCGCGGCGCCTCGACCGAGGGGCGCACGGCCCAGGACTCCTACCTCGCCTACCTACTGGAAGGTCTCGGCATCACTGCGCCTACCGAGATCGAGGCCGCCGCGGGCTTCCGCCGGAGCTACAACGCGCCCGCCGGGCTTTTCAACGTCGCGGACCCGGACGCGCTGGCGGCGATCCTTCGGGTGAAGGCGGCCGGCCTCGTGGCGGGCGTGGTGTCGAACTCCAACGGGTGGGCGCGTGCGCTCCTCGCCGGCGCGGGGCTCGGGGACGCGCTCGATTTCGTCATCGACTCGGCCGTCGTCGGCGTCGAGAAGCCGGATCCGAAGATCTTCCGCCTGGGCCTCGAGCAGGCGGGCGTCGCCGCCCACGAGGCCGTATACGTCGGCGACCTCTACTCCGTGGACGTGCTGGGCTCCCGCGCCGCGGGTCTCGGCGCCATCCTCCTCGACCCGCGCGGCTTCTGGGGCCCGCGCGATTGCGTCACGGCCCGGGATCTCCTCGAGGCGACCGGGCTCATCTTGGGAACGGCTGGGGGAACGATCAGAAAGGAGCAGTCATGA
- a CDS encoding copper resistance CopC family protein: MTRGRAILFAALAGAGALSAVGLSPGAAPAHSLLVRSEPGRSATVTRAPERVRLWFSERIEPAYAKLSVWSEAGTQVDAGDAAVDSNDPTLLSVSTPNLGPGRYTARFRVLSVDGHVVESSFAFTVKAAAR, translated from the coding sequence ATGACCAGGGGCCGCGCGATCCTGTTCGCCGCCCTGGCCGGGGCCGGCGCGCTCTCGGCTGTCGGGCTCTCCCCCGGCGCCGCGCCCGCGCATTCGCTGCTCGTGCGCTCCGAGCCCGGACGCAGCGCGACGGTCACCCGCGCGCCCGAGCGCGTCAGGCTCTGGTTCAGCGAGCGGATCGAGCCCGCCTACGCCAAGCTGTCGGTCTGGAGCGAGGCCGGCACGCAGGTGGATGCGGGCGACGCCGCGGTCGATTCGAATGACCCGACCCTCCTTTCGGTGAGCACGCCCAACCTCGGCCCCGGGCGCTACACCGCGCGGTTCCGCGTGCTGTCGGTGGACGGCCATGTCGTCGAGTCGAGCTTCGCCTTCACCGTCAAGGCCGCCGCCCGATGA
- a CDS encoding CopD family protein, translated as MSGVGVGIRALSTGAGLLIVGVIAMSLLAGPSDKPTARRWHRRLARSTRWLAALLLVSGVAALGWQVTVVTGRVDGAADGTAWLRLLGATQFGTVWLLRHAILLLLAALVLLRESDESPPDWLAWRIEAGLLAAAGVGLSAWAGHAVGVDPGSALPALVNAVHLVATGAWLGALPALALLLVAASREAGADSRPFAVLATRRFSTWALAVMTVIVATGVWNAWNEVGGVPGLVGTGYGRLVLLKVALLLPVLGLAGWNRGSLLPRLGGDGSTVGRPAMRSLAGFVGVEAIVGAALVVVAAVLALTPPGRHMTPEWPFSFRLAPDVTWNFPGVKTRVFIGAQTAFVGVLVLVAGCLLRRWRPLMLAGAAVLVVAGAQQALPPLAVDAYPTTYRRPAVPYNVASVAHGSALYRIHCAGCHGPTGRGDGPAAAGLLRRPADLTAPHTNDHTAGDIFWWLTHGVGIVMPGFGVQLSEDGRWDLINFLRALSAGEAARSLTDIDEPERPRLAAPDFTFATGPAQMSLKDYRGRQPVLLVLFTLPSSRARLSELAQAYSDLRSFNAAVIAVPMDGGEKILSRIGASPRILFSVATEGAAEIVSTYALFRRTRAPEGALPNSPMPAHMEFLIDRSGYFRARWLPGGPSPGWSDIKVLLAEIQTLNQETAVAAPPDEHVH; from the coding sequence ATGAGCGGGGTCGGCGTCGGGATCCGCGCGCTCTCCACGGGCGCCGGCCTCCTCATCGTCGGCGTCATTGCCATGAGTCTTCTCGCGGGCCCGAGCGACAAGCCGACGGCGCGCCGGTGGCACCGACGCCTCGCGCGCTCCACGCGCTGGCTCGCCGCGCTTCTCCTCGTCTCGGGCGTGGCGGCGCTTGGATGGCAGGTCACCGTCGTGACGGGCCGGGTCGACGGCGCCGCCGACGGCACGGCGTGGCTGCGCCTCCTCGGGGCGACGCAGTTCGGGACGGTGTGGCTCCTTCGCCACGCGATCCTCCTGCTGCTGGCGGCCCTCGTCCTTCTCCGTGAGAGTGACGAGTCGCCTCCCGACTGGCTCGCCTGGCGTATCGAGGCGGGACTCCTCGCCGCCGCGGGCGTGGGCCTATCGGCATGGGCCGGTCACGCGGTAGGGGTGGATCCCGGCAGCGCACTGCCCGCGCTCGTCAACGCCGTCCACCTGGTCGCCACCGGCGCCTGGCTCGGGGCCTTGCCGGCCCTCGCCCTGCTCCTGGTCGCGGCCTCGCGCGAGGCCGGCGCCGACTCGCGGCCCTTCGCGGTGCTGGCCACGCGCCGCTTCTCGACCTGGGCGCTCGCCGTGATGACGGTCATCGTCGCCACCGGCGTGTGGAATGCCTGGAACGAAGTCGGCGGCGTCCCGGGCCTCGTGGGCACGGGCTACGGCCGGCTGGTCCTGCTCAAGGTCGCGCTGCTCCTCCCCGTGCTGGGGCTGGCCGGCTGGAACCGCGGCAGCCTGCTGCCTCGCCTGGGGGGCGACGGCTCCACCGTGGGCCGGCCCGCCATGAGGAGCCTCGCGGGTTTCGTCGGGGTCGAGGCCATCGTCGGCGCGGCGCTCGTGGTCGTGGCCGCGGTGCTGGCGTTGACGCCACCGGGCCGCCATATGACACCCGAGTGGCCCTTCAGCTTCCGCCTGGCCCCCGACGTCACGTGGAACTTCCCCGGCGTCAAGACCCGCGTCTTCATCGGCGCCCAGACCGCCTTCGTCGGCGTGCTGGTCTTGGTCGCGGGCTGTCTCCTCCGGCGCTGGCGCCCGCTCATGCTTGCCGGCGCGGCGGTGCTCGTTGTCGCGGGGGCGCAGCAGGCGCTGCCACCGCTCGCCGTCGACGCCTACCCGACGACCTACCGGCGGCCCGCGGTCCCCTACAACGTCGCCTCGGTCGCTCATGGGTCCGCCCTCTACCGAATCCACTGCGCCGGCTGCCATGGCCCGACGGGCCGCGGGGACGGACCTGCGGCGGCGGGGCTGCTTCGGCGACCGGCCGACTTGACCGCGCCACACACCAATGACCACACAGCCGGCGACATCTTCTGGTGGCTCACCCACGGCGTCGGCATCGTCATGCCGGGCTTCGGCGTCCAGCTCTCGGAGGACGGGCGCTGGGACCTGATCAACTTCCTTCGCGCGCTGTCGGCCGGCGAAGCGGCCCGCAGTCTCACCGACATCGACGAGCCCGAGCGCCCGCGCCTGGCGGCCCCCGATTTCACCTTCGCCACGGGACCCGCGCAGATGAGCCTCAAGGACTACCGCGGCCGGCAGCCGGTCTTGCTCGTGCTGTTCACCCTGCCCTCGTCGCGCGCACGGCTCAGCGAGCTCGCCCAGGCCTACTCCGATCTCCGGAGCTTCAACGCGGCCGTCATCGCCGTGCCCATGGACGGTGGAGAAAAAATCCTGTCGCGCATCGGGGCATCTCCCCGCATCCTGTTCTCCGTGGCCACCGAGGGCGCGGCAGAGATCGTCTCGACCTACGCCCTGTTCCGGCGCACGCGGGCTCCCGAGGGCGCCCTGCCCAACTCGCCCATGCCCGCCCACATGGAGTTCCTGATCGATCGCTCGGGCTACTTCCGCGCGCGGTGGCTGCCGGGGGGACCTTCGCCGGGCTGGTCGGACATCAAGGTGCTGCTGGCCGAGATCCAGACGCTCAACCAGGAGACCGCGGTCGCGGCGCCTCCCGACGAGCACGTGCACTGA
- a CDS encoding copper-binding protein, with protein sequence MRLWRVVLLLNLAVGVGVLAGWLAWGQQIPRLERRLLESRQRVLVVGGEQTWIVKGVVRAVIPEIQVVVLTHDEIPGFMPAGMTMGFKVQNPKTLERARPGDVVRFTLTGTPPDVQITALVKEGQS encoded by the coding sequence ATGCGGCTCTGGCGCGTGGTCCTCCTGCTCAACCTGGCGGTGGGCGTCGGCGTCCTCGCGGGCTGGCTCGCCTGGGGGCAGCAGATTCCGCGCCTCGAGCGGCGGCTGCTGGAGAGCCGGCAGCGGGTCCTGGTCGTCGGCGGCGAGCAGACGTGGATCGTCAAGGGCGTCGTGCGGGCCGTGATCCCGGAGATCCAGGTCGTGGTGCTGACCCACGACGAGATCCCCGGCTTCATGCCGGCCGGGATGACGATGGGCTTCAAAGTTCAGAACCCGAAGACCCTCGAGCGCGCCCGCCCCGGGGATGTCGTGCGCTTCACGCTCACGGGCACCCCGCCGGATGTCCAGATCACCGCGCTCGTCAAGGAGGGGCAGTCATGA
- a CDS encoding Rieske 2Fe-2S domain-containing protein — translation MTFTSKRRFDAVLAMIVAAWFFGGRALWSGPDLDVFLVKATALLAFLFLSAAISLGPLARLWRPATRFIYNRRHLGVTTWALAVFHATVVMHYGNSWKPANLLEVLPGQTFLRIPFTLFGVGALTILTVMALTSWDYFLHAWTPPGWKRLHMAVYAGYALVVVHFTVRFAGDPPVNWRLLGLLWLIALLVAALHLAAAIKESRGDRPAPASADGLILLGTFTELEEGRAVTVHVRGEHNGGERIAVVRKNGALCAISNVCPHQNGPLGEGVVRDGYLECPWHGYQFDPCTGLGPPGFSDSVPRYDLVTKGNQTYLRTP, via the coding sequence GTGACCTTCACGTCGAAACGGCGGTTCGACGCCGTGCTGGCCATGATCGTGGCCGCGTGGTTCTTCGGTGGCCGTGCGCTCTGGAGCGGCCCCGACCTCGACGTCTTCCTCGTCAAGGCGACCGCCCTCCTGGCCTTCCTCTTCCTCTCCGCTGCGATCAGCCTGGGCCCGCTCGCCCGGCTCTGGCGCCCGGCCACCCGCTTCATCTACAACCGGCGCCACCTCGGCGTGACCACGTGGGCGCTCGCCGTCTTCCACGCGACCGTCGTCATGCACTACGGGAACAGCTGGAAGCCCGCGAACCTCCTCGAGGTGCTGCCGGGGCAGACCTTCCTCCGCATCCCCTTCACGCTCTTCGGCGTCGGGGCGCTCACCATCCTGACGGTGATGGCGCTGACCTCGTGGGACTACTTCCTCCACGCCTGGACGCCTCCCGGCTGGAAGCGCCTGCACATGGCGGTCTACGCCGGTTACGCCCTCGTCGTCGTCCACTTCACGGTCCGCTTCGCGGGCGACCCGCCGGTGAACTGGCGGCTCCTCGGGCTGCTGTGGCTCATTGCGCTCCTCGTGGCCGCGCTGCACCTTGCCGCGGCGATCAAGGAGTCCCGGGGCGATCGCCCGGCGCCCGCCAGCGCCGACGGTCTCATCCTCCTCGGCACCTTCACCGAGCTTGAAGAGGGCCGCGCGGTCACCGTGCACGTCAGGGGCGAGCACAACGGGGGCGAGCGGATCGCCGTGGTCCGCAAGAATGGCGCGCTGTGCGCCATCTCCAACGTCTGCCCGCACCAGAACGGCCCGCTCGGCGAAGGTGTCGTGCGGGACGGCTATCTCGAATGCCCGTGGCACGGCTACCAGTTCGACCCCTGCACGGGGCTGGGTCCGCCGGGCTTCTCCGACTCAGTCCCGCGCTACGATCTGGTGACCAAGGGCAACCAGACGTATCTGCGGACCCCGTAA
- a CDS encoding metal ABC transporter substrate-binding protein, with protein MRRLLTLTLSLAAVWAVLGAPAASAQKLRVVTSTTDLKSLTEAVTGDLADVEAMARPNQTAHDVEVRPSLMVKVRRADAMIVNGLGLDDWADVVAQGANNANVNPGAPGRIDASRGILVLEVPKTRVDRSMGDVHPSGNPHYSLDPEMAPAVTQNILEGLTRVAPQHRAAFERNRQQFLARLDEAMGRWNKMLAPYKGSPVVVNHAQWIYLLTRFGLVQVGTVEERPGIPATANHIIKLVNLMKEDRVKAIIAEPWSDFKLVERIAQEAGAQAAILASSVGALKGTDTFIEAVDFNVKTLAQMLK; from the coding sequence ATGCGACGACTCCTGACTCTGACCCTGTCTCTCGCGGCAGTGTGGGCAGTGCTCGGCGCCCCCGCCGCGAGCGCCCAGAAGCTTCGCGTCGTCACCAGCACCACCGACTTGAAATCGCTGACCGAGGCGGTCACTGGGGATCTCGCTGACGTTGAGGCCATGGCACGGCCCAACCAGACCGCTCACGACGTGGAGGTCCGCCCGAGCCTCATGGTCAAGGTGCGCCGCGCGGACGCCATGATCGTCAACGGCCTCGGTCTCGACGACTGGGCCGACGTGGTCGCCCAAGGCGCGAATAATGCGAACGTCAACCCGGGCGCCCCGGGACGCATCGACGCCTCCCGCGGCATCCTCGTCCTCGAGGTGCCGAAGACCCGCGTGGACCGCTCGATGGGAGACGTCCACCCGTCCGGCAACCCGCACTACAGCCTCGACCCGGAGATGGCTCCCGCCGTCACGCAGAACATCCTCGAGGGGCTCACGCGCGTCGCGCCCCAGCACCGCGCCGCCTTCGAGCGCAACCGCCAGCAGTTCCTGGCGCGCCTCGACGAGGCGATGGGCCGCTGGAACAAGATGCTCGCGCCCTACAAGGGTTCTCCCGTCGTCGTGAACCACGCGCAGTGGATCTACCTGCTCACCCGCTTCGGCCTCGTCCAGGTCGGCACCGTCGAGGAGCGGCCCGGCATTCCGGCGACCGCGAACCACATCATCAAGCTCGTCAACCTGATGAAAGAGGACCGTGTGAAAGCGATCATCGCGGAGCCGTGGAGCGACTTCAAGCTGGTGGAGCGGATCGCCCAGGAGGCCGGGGCCCAGGCGGCCATCCTGGCGTCCTCGGTAGGCGCCCTGAAAGGCACCGACACGTTCATCGAGGCCGTCGATTTCAACGTGAAGACGCTCGCCCAGATGCTTAAATAG
- a CDS encoding metal ABC transporter permease: MAHDLLALMWVPFLMCLVLTGIHAYLGLHVIAREVVFVDIALAQIAALGATAAFLLGYDLESWGSYAFGLTFTILGASVFALTRSRERRVSQEAVIGVVYAVSAAAAVLVADRTPHGAEHLRSMLVGSILAVRGSEVIKVACLYAVVGLFHWLCRRPFLLISTDPDKAYSDGWRVRRWDFLFYASFGVVVTSSVRIAGVLLVFSYLIVPTLAANLLGGTVSRRLAVAWGFGTFVSVVAMVASAILDLPTGATVVCAFGLILLVLAVVTRATGSAAPA; this comes from the coding sequence GTGGCCCACGACCTCCTCGCGCTGATGTGGGTGCCGTTCCTGATGTGCCTGGTGCTGACGGGCATCCACGCTTATCTCGGTCTCCACGTCATCGCGCGGGAGGTCGTGTTCGTGGATATCGCCCTCGCGCAGATCGCCGCGCTCGGCGCGACCGCGGCGTTCCTCTTGGGGTACGATCTCGAATCGTGGGGCTCGTACGCCTTCGGGCTCACCTTCACGATCCTGGGCGCCTCCGTGTTCGCGCTCACGCGGAGCCGCGAGCGGCGCGTGTCCCAGGAAGCGGTCATCGGAGTCGTCTACGCCGTCTCCGCCGCGGCCGCCGTCCTCGTCGCCGACCGCACGCCGCACGGGGCCGAGCACCTGCGGAGCATGCTGGTCGGCAGCATCCTGGCCGTGAGAGGCAGCGAGGTCATCAAGGTCGCGTGCCTGTACGCCGTCGTCGGGCTCTTCCATTGGCTGTGCCGGCGCCCCTTCCTGCTCATCTCGACCGATCCCGACAAAGCCTACAGCGACGGCTGGCGAGTGCGCCGGTGGGACTTTCTCTTCTATGCGTCCTTCGGCGTCGTCGTGACGAGCTCGGTGCGGATCGCCGGGGTGCTGCTGGTCTTCTCGTACCTGATCGTGCCGACGCTGGCGGCCAATCTTCTGGGGGGCACCGTCTCCAGACGGCTCGCCGTGGCCTGGGGCTTCGGCACCTTCGTGAGCGTTGTGGCCATGGTCGCCTCGGCCATCCTCGACCTCCCCACCGGCGCGACGGTCGTTTGCGCCTTCGGGCTCATCCTGCTCGTCCTGGCCGTGGTCACACGGGCGACCGGCAGCGCGGCCCCGGCGTGA
- a CDS encoding zinc ABC transporter substrate-binding protein: MRAPARSWLLLVVLAPLASAGCQQASPPEGKPLVVASFYPMYEFARQVAGERAQVLSLVPPGVHGHDWEPSPQDVAQVQRARVFVYNGAGFEPWAEKLIKEAARPATVVVAASAGLTVARAGASGDVDPHVWLDPVLARSEVEAIRAALERSDPAGKAPYADNASAFNARLEALNVSFETGLRDCARREVVVSHAAFGYLTRRYRLEQIPVMGLTPEAEPSPAALVGIVRQARQRKVTAIFLEPLVSPRLAETLAREVGVRILPLNPVEGVTTSEAKAGTGYVELMMANLTSLRDGLGCR; the protein is encoded by the coding sequence GTGAGGGCACCCGCGCGCTCCTGGCTCCTGCTGGTCGTCCTCGCGCCCCTGGCCTCCGCCGGCTGCCAGCAGGCGTCCCCGCCCGAGGGCAAGCCACTCGTCGTCGCCAGCTTCTACCCGATGTACGAGTTCGCGCGCCAGGTGGCGGGCGAGCGCGCGCAAGTGCTCTCGCTGGTGCCGCCCGGTGTGCACGGGCACGACTGGGAGCCCTCGCCGCAAGACGTCGCACAGGTGCAGCGGGCGCGAGTCTTCGTGTACAACGGCGCCGGCTTCGAGCCGTGGGCCGAGAAGTTGATCAAGGAAGCCGCGAGGCCCGCGACCGTGGTGGTTGCCGCGAGCGCGGGACTGACGGTCGCGCGCGCCGGGGCGAGCGGCGACGTGGATCCCCATGTCTGGCTCGATCCCGTGCTGGCCCGGAGCGAGGTCGAGGCGATCCGCGCCGCGCTCGAGCGGAGCGACCCGGCCGGCAAAGCCCCCTACGCCGACAACGCCAGCGCCTTCAACGCCAGGCTCGAGGCGCTCAACGTGAGCTTCGAGACGGGGCTCCGCGACTGCGCGCGGCGCGAAGTCGTGGTGTCGCACGCGGCATTCGGCTATCTGACGCGCCGCTATCGACTCGAACAGATACCGGTGATGGGGCTCACCCCGGAGGCCGAGCCGAGCCCGGCCGCGCTGGTTGGGATCGTCCGGCAGGCCAGGCAGCGCAAGGTCACGGCGATCTTCCTCGAGCCCCTGGTCAGCCCGCGGCTGGCCGAGACGCTCGCGCGCGAGGTCGGCGTACGGATCCTGCCGCTCAACCCTGTCGAGGGCGTCACAACCTCGGAGGCCAAGGCGGGCACGGGCTACGTCGAACTCATGATG